The Patescibacteria group bacterium genome contains the following window.
AATACTTGATGCATCGGGCGTCGCCGTTGGGTTGCCCTGGGGCGAAGTGGGAAATTCCGAAGTGGGCCATTTGAATCTCGGCGCCGGGCTTGTCGTCTATCAGAGTCTGCCGAGAATCGGCATCTCTATCGAGAATAAAACGTTTTATAAAAATGAAATTTTTGTCCAGGCGGCTGAACACGTGAAAAAAAACAAATCTCGCCTGCATATCTTGGGTATTACCAGCACCGGCGGAGTGCATGGGCATATTGAACACATGAAAGCCCTGCTTCGCTTGGTTAAAGAACAGAAAATCAAAGATGTGTTTGTGCACGCGATCACCGATGGACGCGACTCTGCTCCGCAAGCCGGTGTGGGATTTATCCAGGATTTGCAAAAAACAATGAAAGAATTGAAAACCGGCACTATCGCAACACTCTGTGGCCGCTACTACGCCATGGATCGTAACAATGCATGGGATCGCACGCAACGCGCGTATGACCTCATCATGCTTGGCACAGGATCTCAGAGCACGGATCCGATCGCTGCCCTCAAAGACGCATATGCAAAAAAAATCGATGATGAAATGTTTGAACCGGTCTGCATCATCGATCGTAAGAAAAATCCAATCGCGCTGATTCAAGATAACGACGCAGTGATCTTTTCAAACTTCCGCGAAGACCGCGCACGCCAGATTGCTAGAGCCATCGGTGTTGGGGACTCCTTCGATGGATTTAAGCGCGAGAAACGCCCTGGCAATATATTTTTCGCCACCATGACAGAATACGAAGAAGGACTCCCATCCCATGTTGCCTTCCCGCCCCAGCATATCCAAAAACCATTTGGCGCGATCTTGGCCGAACAAGGCATGAAACAGCTCCGCATCGCAGAATCGGAAAAATACGCCCACGTTACCTACTTTTTCAATGGAGGAGAAGAAAAAACATATCCCGGCGAAGATCGCATCCTCGTCCCCTCTCCGAAAGTAAAAACGTATGACCTCAAACCAGAAATGAGCGCCTACGAAGTTGCAGACAAGCTCGTTGACGCCATCAAAAAAAAGAAATACGATTTCTGCCTTGTGAATTTTGCTAATCCCGATATGGTTGGACATACAGGAAATCTCGAAGCGACGGTCAAAGCAGTTGAAGTCATAGATGAATGTGTTGGTAAGGTCGTAGAAGCAAACAAAAAAGTAGGTGGGATTACCATGATCACGGCTGACCACGGAAACGCCGAAGGACTTGTCGATATGGTCACGGGGCGCGTGGACAAAGAACACTCAACCACGCCTGTGCCGTTCTATTTTATCGATGAAAGCAGACGAAAAGACAGAACACCTGAAGAAGTAGAGATGCTCAGGCATGAAGTAAATGTGATTGGCATCTTGGCTGATGTTGCGCCAACCATGCTCGATCTCATCAAACTGAAAGCTTCGCCGGAAATGACTGGTCGAAGCTTACTGAACGATTTGATGTAAAATTACAACTTCAATAGCTTCTCGAACGGTGCTGCATCCCTATACGGTCCGATCAGTGCGAGATTAATATTTCCTGTCTGAAACAGATTCTTTGCAACACGCATGATATCTTTCTGGGTAACCTTATTGAAAAGCTTTAATTTTTGTTCCGGTGTAAGTGTCGCGCCAGTAAGCACTTCCTGGCGCGCATACCACGACACGACATTCGAAGAATCTTCAAAGCTGATGGCGAGCTTTCCTTTTTTATAATCCTTACTGCGCTTCAGCTCCTGAGCTGTCACACCTCTTTCTCGGACTTTTTTGAGTTCGGCAAGAATAAGAGGGATTGCTTTTTCAAGCCGCGATTTATCCAATCCCGATTGCACGGAAAATACGCCCGTGTCATGATAGCTCTCGTGGCTCGCGTGAATTGAATAACAAAGACCATGCTTTTCCCGTATGGAAATAAACAGGCGCGAGCTCATGGTGCCGCCAAGAATCGTTGCAAGCAATTCAACTGCTTCCCGATCGACATGTCCATAGGGGTAGGCATGAAAGCCGAGCATAAGTTGAATCTGTTCCGTTTCTTTGTGGTAGATAATCGCTTTCGCCCTTGACGCTTGCAATCGGGAATATACTTCAAATGCGGCTTCTCCTTCTTTTTTGAATGCTTTTCCAAAATATTTTTTTGATAGCGACAATGCTTTTTGTTCATCAACATTACCGGCAATACCAACAACCACATTTCCGCCGGAATAATGCGCATCACGAAACTCCACCATATCTTTGCGATTTAACGCCATGATAATGGGGTCTTCCCCGCCGATATCCCACCCCAAGCTTGAACCCTCAAACATGAGTTGCTCTAACACAGTGTCGATGTGCATGACGGGGTTATCACGATACATGCGCAATTCTTCACAGATCACTGTTTTTTCGCGTGTGATTTCTTTTGCATCGAATTTTGAGTTGTAGAGCATATCAGAGACAATGTCGAGAGCAAGTTCAAGCTTATCCGCGCTGATCTTCACCCAGTATCCGGTAACATCTTTTGACGTATACGCATTATATGATGCGCCCGTTGCATCAAGCTCCTTGGAAATCGCTAACGAATTGGGGCGTTTTTTCGTACCCTTGAACATCATGTGCTCAATAAAATGCGAAATGCCGTTTATCCGTTTCTGCTCATAGCGGGATCCAACCGCAAAAATAACCAACACGGTAACTGTTTGTGTGTCTTTGAGGGGAGAAAGAAGAACACGGACGTTATTGGAAAGACGATGCTTTATATTCATAAAGGTACAAAAAAATTAATATCCTAATAATCCTGCAAAATATGGCGTGAGATCTGCGATGCCGATGCGCTCTTGACCCATAGTATCGCGATCACGCACGGTTACCTTCTGATCCTCCAGCGAATCAAAGTCAACCGTAAGACAATAGGGCGTGCCGACTTCGTCTTGCCGACGATAGCGCTTGCCTATCGAACCCGTCTCATCATACTGGCACATCCAATTCTTTTTGAGAGAAGTTGCAATCTCGCGGGCTTTTGTTGCAAGTGGTTCTTTTTTCGAGAGCGGCAGCACCGCAACTTTAATCGGAGCAAGGCTCTTGGGTAAGCGGAGGACCACTTCTTTTTCATGGACGGCCCCATCATCACCGCTTCGAGCGTCCACTTCTTCATACGCCGAACAGAGCACTGCGAGCACCGTACGATTCACACCCCATGTTGGCTCGATGCAGTGTGGGACAAATACTTCATTTGTAATCGGATCGCGATACGACATATCTTTACCGGACAATTTTGCATGGCTTGAAAGATCATGATCGGTTCGATAGGCCAATCCGTATAATTCCTTCTGTCCGAATGGAAATACAAACTCGGTATCAACGCTGCGTTTTGAATAATGCGCGCGATCAGATTCGGCAATCTCAACAAATTTTGTTGCACTTTCCGGCAGTCCTACGTCTTTGCACCATTGCTTTTGCAAATCAAGCCAGAAATCAAACCATTTCTGCCAATCGTTCGGGTGTACAAAATACTCTATTTCCATTTGTTCAAATTCACGCGTACGGAAAATAAAATTACCCGGCGTAATCTCATTGCGAAATGCCTTGCCGATTTGCGCAATGCCAAAGGGAAGCCGCAGGCGCATCTGTTCTTGAATAATTTTAAAATCCACAAATTGCCCCTGGGCTGTTTCCGGGCGCAAGTAGACCACATTATCTCTATCCTCTACGGGCCCCAGATGCGTGCGAAACATCATATTGAACTGTTTCGGCTCCGTCAGTTCGTTACCCGCAGGCGATTTTAAACCCAACTCCTGCACCTTACTCGACATCTGTTCAAACGTCATGCCCGATACTGCAACACCATGCTCTTCGAGAAGGTGGTCAAGTCGAAAGCGTTCATGCGTTTTTTTATCCTCAACAAGCGGATCATTAAATGTTGCAATATGTCCCGAAGCCTCCCAAACCTTCGGGTTCATGATAAGTGCCGAATCCACACCGACAACATCATCGCGTCCCTGAACAAATCGCTTCCACCACAATTGTTTAATATTGTTTTCCAGCTCTACGCCAAGAGGGCCGTAATCCCATGCATTCGCAAGTCCTCCATAAATCTCGCTGCCCGGAAATACAAAACCCCTCCGTTTGCAAAGTGAAATAAGCGCATCCATGTTTTCTACCATACATCGTATTATTTAATATATCCCTTTACCAAACTGTCAAAAACATCTCTGCTTCGCGCGATCTCTTGCGCATGTTCAAGCGATACTTTTTGACTGCGCACGAGGGAAGCGAGTTCAGTATCAAAACTCAGCATACCTTCCGCCCGAGAAGACGCAATGACATTGCCAAGCTGCTGCAAACGATTAGAAAGAATAAATGATCGTACTGAAGCATTATTGAGGAGTATTTCATGGACAGGAATACGCCCGCCGCCCATCTGCGGCACCAGCGCTTGTACGACAACAGCTTGCAATGTACCCGTGACCAACTGGCGCGCATAATCCTGCTCTTGGACGGGGAACATCGCAATGAGGCGCTCAATTGCGCGATTTGCCGAATCGGTATCAATAATGACAATCACAAGCATGCCGGCATTTGCATGCTCCAGCACCGAGCGCGTACATTCAGCGGATGAGAGTTCGCTCACAAGTAGTACGTCAACATCCTCATCGTCAAGGCTTGCGAGTCCGTCTTCAAAGCTTTTTACATCGCGGCCAACCTCCTGCTGATCGACAATGCTTTTGTTGCTCACAAGATTATATTCAATCGGCCGCTCAAGCGTAAGAATATGCTCCACGCGCGTACGGTTGATTTCCTCCAAAAGCGATACGGCAAGCGTAGTCCTACCCGAACCATACCGCCCTGCCACAATGATGAGCCCATGCGTTAATGCCGAAAGTTTTGTAATAACCTGCGGCATATTAAGCTCATGGAGAGTCACGGGGTTCAACGAAAGAAAGCGAATCGAGAGTGTCAAAAAACCTTCTTGATAAAAAAAATGGATTTTCGTTCTGATTTTATTGTCGAACACTTTTACCAGGACATAATCGCGTTTCTGCTCCAGGCTCTCGCGTTCGGCAGCAGAAAGCACCGACTCAACAATTGATTTAATTGAATCTTCAGTAAAAATGTCTTCTTCTTCCATATCATGGAGTGAGCCATCAATACGGATCATTGGCCGCGAACCAACACTAATATGAAGGTCGCT
Protein-coding sequences here:
- the gpmI gene encoding 2,3-bisphosphoglycerate-independent phosphoglycerate mutase — encoded protein: MLQPLVLISLDGFGISPIDDKNPIAMAKKPVMDDLLAHYPYGILDASGVAVGLPWGEVGNSEVGHLNLGAGLVVYQSLPRIGISIENKTFYKNEIFVQAAEHVKKNKSRLHILGITSTGGVHGHIEHMKALLRLVKEQKIKDVFVHAITDGRDSAPQAGVGFIQDLQKTMKELKTGTIATLCGRYYAMDRNNAWDRTQRAYDLIMLGTGSQSTDPIAALKDAYAKKIDDEMFEPVCIIDRKKNPIALIQDNDAVIFSNFREDRARQIARAIGVGDSFDGFKREKRPGNIFFATMTEYEEGLPSHVAFPPQHIQKPFGAILAEQGMKQLRIAESEKYAHVTYFFNGGEEKTYPGEDRILVPSPKVKTYDLKPEMSAYEVADKLVDAIKKKKYDFCLVNFANPDMVGHTGNLEATVKAVEVIDECVGKVVEANKKVGGITMITADHGNAEGLVDMVTGRVDKEHSTTPVPFYFIDESRRKDRTPEEVEMLRHEVNVIGILADVAPTMLDLIKLKASPEMTGRSLLNDLM
- a CDS encoding pitrilysin family protein, yielding MNIKHRLSNNVRVLLSPLKDTQTVTVLVIFAVGSRYEQKRINGISHFIEHMMFKGTKKRPNSLAISKELDATGASYNAYTSKDVTGYWVKISADKLELALDIVSDMLYNSKFDAKEITREKTVICEELRMYRDNPVMHIDTVLEQLMFEGSSLGWDIGGEDPIIMALNRKDMVEFRDAHYSGGNVVVGIAGNVDEQKALSLSKKYFGKAFKKEGEAAFEVYSRLQASRAKAIIYHKETEQIQLMLGFHAYPYGHVDREAVELLATILGGTMSSRLFISIREKHGLCYSIHASHESYHDTGVFSVQSGLDKSRLEKAIPLILAELKKVRERGVTAQELKRSKDYKKGKLAISFEDSSNVVSWYARQEVLTGATLTPEQKLKLFNKVTQKDIMRVAKNLFQTGNINLALIGPYRDAAPFEKLLKL
- a CDS encoding glycine--tRNA ligase yields the protein MVENMDALISLCKRRGFVFPGSEIYGGLANAWDYGPLGVELENNIKQLWWKRFVQGRDDVVGVDSALIMNPKVWEASGHIATFNDPLVEDKKTHERFRLDHLLEEHGVAVSGMTFEQMSSKVQELGLKSPAGNELTEPKQFNMMFRTHLGPVEDRDNVVYLRPETAQGQFVDFKIIQEQMRLRLPFGIAQIGKAFRNEITPGNFIFRTREFEQMEIEYFVHPNDWQKWFDFWLDLQKQWCKDVGLPESATKFVEIAESDRAHYSKRSVDTEFVFPFGQKELYGLAYRTDHDLSSHAKLSGKDMSYRDPITNEVFVPHCIEPTWGVNRTVLAVLCSAYEEVDARSGDDGAVHEKEVVLRLPKSLAPIKVAVLPLSKKEPLATKAREIATSLKKNWMCQYDETGSIGKRYRRQDEVGTPYCLTVDFDSLEDQKVTVRDRDTMGQERIGIADLTPYFAGLLGY
- a CDS encoding ATPase, T2SS/T4P/T4SS family; amino-acid sequence: MDTAQTLAFRKLLTESIKKEASDLHISVGSRPMIRIDGSLHDMEEEDIFTEDSIKSIVESVLSAAERESLEQKRDYVLVKVFDNKIRTKIHFFYQEGFLTLSIRFLSLNPVTLHELNMPQVITKLSALTHGLIIVAGRYGSGRTTLAVSLLEEINRTRVEHILTLERPIEYNLVSNKSIVDQQEVGRDVKSFEDGLASLDDEDVDVLLVSELSSAECTRSVLEHANAGMLVIVIIDTDSANRAIERLIAMFPVQEQDYARQLVTGTLQAVVVQALVPQMGGGRIPVHEILLNNASVRSFILSNRLQQLGNVIASSRAEGMLSFDTELASLVRSQKVSLEHAQEIARSRDVFDSLVKGYIK